ACGTCGTAGTCGAGCAGGTCCGGGTTGCCGACGGTGACCATGCCGGTGAGCTCGCCGCCCTCGACGAGGTGGCCCTCGTCGGCGGAGATCCAGACCTGTGGCAGGGCGGTCGGCCGGCGGCGCAGCGCGTACGCGGTGCCGATCGCGAACGGGGCGGCCAGCACGACCAGGTCGACCCGGCCGAGCAGCACCCCCACGATCAGCAGCAGCCCGGTGAGCAGAACCGCCCGGCCGAGCGCCCAGGTGGGGGCCCACCCGGTCGCGGGCTCCGGCTCCTGCGGCGGCGACTCGCGGGGCGACACGGCGGGCGCGACCATCAGTGCCCGGCGGCGTAGCTGGGCAGCGCGCCGCTGGCGGGGGCCGGGGTCGCCTCCAGCACCTCGCCGACCACGAAGGACGGATCGACGCGGCGCAGCCACATCTCCGGGCGCAGCGTGATCCGGTGCGCAAGGGCGGGCGCCGCGACCTCCTTGACGTCCTCCGGCACCACGTAGTCGCGGCCGGCCATGACGGCCCGTACGCGGGACAGCAGCAGCAGCGCCAGCGAGCCGCGCGGCGAGGCGCCCACCAGCACCGACGGGTGCTCGCGGGTGGCGGCGGTCAGCGCGACTATGTAGCGGCCGATGGAGTCCTCCACGACCACGTCCTCCAGCGCGGCCTGCATGGCGCGCAGCGTCTCGGCGTCGACCACCGGCTTGATGTCGGCCTCCTCGCGGCGGCGGGCCATCCGTCGGCGCAGCACCTCCCACTCCTCCTCGGCTTCGGGATAGCCGAAGGAGACGCGGAGCAGGAACCGGTCGAGCTGCGCCTCCGGCAGCGGGTAGGTGCCCTCGTACTCGATGGGGTTGGCGGTGGCCAGCACGTGGAACGGCTCGTCCAGCTTGTACGTCACGCCCTCCACCGAGACCTGCTTCTCCTGCATCGCCTCCAGCAGGGCCGACTGGGTCTTCGGCGGGGTCCGGTTGATCTCGTCGGCGAGGAGCAGGTTGGTGAAGACCGGCCCGGCCCGGAACGCGAAGTCGCCGCTGCGCTGGTCGTACAGGAACGAACCGGTCACGTCGGCCGGCAGCAGGTCGGGGGTGAACTGGAGCCGGCGGAAGTCCAGCCCGAGCGCCTGCGCGAAGGACCGCGCGGTCAGCGTCTTGCCGAGGCCCGGCAGATCCTCCAGCAGCACGTGCCCGCCGGCCAGGATCCCGGCGAGGACCAGCTCCAGCGCGTCCCGCTTGCCGACCACGACCTGACCGACCGCCTCCAGCACCGACCGGGCGAGGTGGCCGACCTCGGCGGCGGGCATGCTGCGGTCCACGTCGTTCATATCTTCTCCAGTTCGGCGACGATCGCCGCGAGGTCGCGCGGCGACGGGGGGCGGCGGGAGGGGGTGCTGAGGAAGGCCCAGAGCCGGTCGCCGAGCAGGGCACGGGCCCGCTCCGGGTCGGATTCGCGGGTCAGGCCGTGGCGCTGGCGCAACCGCTCGTCGGCCAGCTCGCCGATCCGGGGCAGGATCCGCGTGGCGAACCGCTCCCGGTCCCTCCCGGCCCAGTCCAGCGGCCGTTCCCAGCCGTTGATCGCGGCGCGCAGCGCGTCCCGGGCGCCCCAGTTCCAGGTGCCGTCGTCGGCGGCGGCCGGCACCCGACCGCCGGAGCGGGGCGGGGGCGGGGGCGCGAGGGCGGCGACGACCCGGCGCACCAGGAACAGCGCTACCACCCCGGCCACCAGGACCGGCAGGGAGACCCGGAGACCCACCACGCGCAGGCCGGCGACCAGCACGATCACGACCGCCACGACGCCGGCCAGGGTGCGGAACACCCGACCGGCCCGCCCGCCCCGGGACCGTTCGGCGGGCGCCGGCCGCTCCTCCTCGAAGCTCAGCAGGTCGTCGATGCTGGTGCTGCTCACCGCGCCACCTCGCCACGTCGGGCCGGCAGAGACCGGGCCCCGGTCCCGGTCACGCGGGCACCTCGGCGTCGTCGGCGGCTACCACGACGGTCAACTCGCCGCGCAGCCGGCGCAGCGCCACCCGGGCCTGGTCGCGGGTGCGCTCGTCCACCTTCCGGGTGGCGTAGCGGGCCTCGCGGTAGACGTGGGCGAACTCGGCCAGCACGTCGGCGCTGGCGATCGCCGGGATGCCCGCCGAGGGGTCGCCCCGCAGCAGGCGGGTGACCAGGTCGGTGGGGGTGTCGCCGGGCAGCCGGGGCACGCCCGCCCCGGCGGCGGCCTCCTCCAGGCGCACCCAGCAGGCGATCACCGCCGTGCGGGGATCGGTGTCCCGGTCGTCCAGTTCCTCCAGGCCGGCGTCGAGGGCGGCGGCCACCTCGCGGGCGGTGCCCTCGGCCGTACGCCGGGGCCGCCGGGTCGGCAGCGCCCGGGTGGTGCGCCGCATCGCGCCCCGGACCAGCGTCCAGGTGAGGTAGCCGAACGCGCCGAGCAGGGCCAGCCCGAGCAGCACGACGACGGCGGTGACGAGCCACTTCGGGATCCGCGTCCCGGTGGTCTCGGCGGTGTCCCGCGGCTCGACGGGGATCGAGGGGACCGGCTCGGCGGTCGGATACTCCGGAATGTAGGGGATGCTGTCGGCGGCGGGCGGGATCCGGCTGGCGCCGATCGACGAGTGGGCGGACGAGAACGCGGCGACGGCCAGCAGGAGCACCACCGCCGCGACCGGCCACCACCTGCGCAGGGCGCTGAGTTCCATCGAGGGCTACCTCCGGGCCACCGGGGCGGTTCGCACGGGCCGACGCGTCGCGTCCGTCATCGCCACCGCCCCCACGCCTCAGTCCACCCCGGCCAGTTGCTTCGCCCGGGTGAACACGTCGTCCAGCATCCCTGGTGTCAGCCGCCCGGTGAAGGTGTTCTGCTGGCTGACGTGGTAGCAGCCGAGCAGCTCCGGTGCGCCCGTGCCGGACCAGTGTGCCCCATGGCCGAACGCCGGTCGCGGGCTGGGCGGGCGCAGACCGTACACCTGGCGCAGCACCGGCCACCACGAGGCCCAGGCGAACGCGCCCAGCGCGACCACGACGCGCAGGGTGGGCCGGATCAGCGCCACCTCGCGGTGCAGCCACGGCGCGCACGTGTCCCGCTCCTGCGGGGTCGGCTTGTTGTCCGGCGGGGCGCAGCGCACGGCGGAAAAGATCCGCAGGTCGCGCAGGGTCAGCCCGTCGTCGGCGGCGACGCTGGTCGGCTGGTTGGCCAGCCCGGCCCGGTGCAACGCGGCGAACAGGACGTCGCCTGAGCGGTCGCCGGTGAAGATGCGGCCCGTGCGGTTGCCGCCGTGCGCGGCGGGCGCCAGGCCGAGGATGGCGATGCGCGCGTCGGGGACGCCGAGCCCGGGCACCGGCCGGCCCCAGTACTCCTGGTCCCGGAAGGCCGCCCGGCGGACGCGGGCCACCTCCTCCCGCCACCGCACCAGCCGCGGGCAGGCGAAGCAGTCGCTGACGGCGGCGTCGAGGTCGGCCAGGTCGGTCGCCCGCGCGGCGCGGGCGACCACCTCGTCGGGCGTACGGGGCTCAGCCAAGCTTGGCCCGGAAGAGTTCGAGGGTGCGGGCCCAGGCGGTGGCGGCGGCACGCTGGTCGAAGTGCTCCGGCCGGTCCTCGTTGAAGAAGGCGTGCGAGGTGCCGGGGTAGTCGTAGGTCTGGCAGGTGCCGCCCGAGGTCTCGATGGCGCGGCGGACGGCGCGTACGCCGTCGGCGGCGGAGGTGCCGTCCTCTTCGGAGCAGTGGATGTGCGCCGCCTTGCCCGCGTAGTCGGGCCACTCGGGGCGCATCCCGTCCCACGGCAGCCGGGGGTAGAAGGCGGCGGTGGCGACGATCCGCTCGGAACGGGTCGCCGCCCAGAGGGCCAGGCTCGCCCCGGCGCAGAAGCCCGCGCAGCCCACCTTGCCGGCGACCTCGGACCGCCCGGCGAGGTAGTCCGCCGCGCCGGCGATGTCCGCCGCCGCCTCGTCCATCTGCGCGCTGTTCAGCATCTGCCGGGGCTCGCTCGGCTTGCTGGCCGGGCCGCCGTGGCGGAAGTCCGGGGCGAGGGCGACGAAACCGGCCTCGGCGAAGCGGTCCACGACCGCCCGGACGTGCGGCACCAGTCCCCACCAGTCCTGGATGACGATGACCGCAGGGCTGGTCGCACCGCCGGAGGGTATCGCGAGATACCCCTCGCCCGTCCCCCCGTTGCCGCGGTAGCTCACCATCTCGCCCATCGGCCGTCCTCCTAGCGGTCAGTCATCGTTGGCTGGTCGCACAGTGTTGCTACGTGTCGGTAGCCTGCCACGCCGTGAGCGCCCCGGGGAAGACGCCGGAACAGTGGCATTCACCTCCTGTTCGCCCCCCGTACCCACGGACGCCGACGGCGGCGCGGACGATGTCCGCGCCGCCGTCGGCGGTCCTGTCGTACCGGGGGATCAGGCCTTCTTCGTCAGGCACAGCAGGTAGCCAGTCTTGCCCGGCTCGATGCTGTAGTAGACGTAGCCCTCCTGGCCCTCCTTGATGTACTGGCCGCACGCCTCGCCGGAGCGGGCCTGCGCCTGGGTCTGCCCGTCGACGCGGCCGACGACGTTGTAGACGGCGTCGGTGGCGGTGCACTCGACGACCTTCGCGCCGTCGACCTTCTCCTCCTTGGTGCCGGTCACCTCGGGCAGCTCGGCGATGCAGTCGCCGACCTTGGCCTCGGCGGTCTCGTCCTTGTTGAAGAAGTTGCCGATCGCCGAGCCGATGCCGAACTTGAGGCCCGCGACGACCAGGAACACGACGATCGCGCCCACGATGCCGAGCAGCTTCTTGGATCCGGACTTCTCGGCCTGGGGCTCCGCCGGGGGCGGCGCCTGGACGGCCGACGAGGGCTGGGCGGCGTCCGGCGCGGGGGGCGGTGCGACCTGCTCTGACACGCGTTTTCCTTCCGGGGGGTGAGTGAGCAGACGACACCGTAGCGACCGGGACCGACAGCCGTTGCCCCGCTGGACTCATCCGTTCAGCTATTTCCCAGCTTCATTCGATGATCCTGTTCACGTCCGGCTCGGGGCGGGCGTGGCGGTCGGCGCAGTCGTCGGCGCATCCGTCGGCGTGGATCCCGGGCTCGGACTGCCGCCCGGGGCGGGCGCGGATTCGGTCGGCGTGCCCGAGGTGGGGGGCGCCGGCAGCGGCGGCACGCCCGTCCAAGGCTCGGAACCGGCCGGCACGCGGGGCGCGAAGGGCGCCTGCTGCGGGCAGTACGGATATGTGAACAGCAGGGGATTGCCGATCCCGTTCGGATCCCCCACGGCCAGGCAGGTCGGGTGGCCGAGCCGGATCGGGTCGCCGTTCTGGTCGAAGAGCCGGGCGTTCTCCACCAACCGGCCCTCGCGGTCGTAGACGAAGACGTCGCGGATGTGGTCGTACCGGTCGTCGATCGAGATCTGCTCGTAGCCGAGGTCGCCGCTGCCTACCCGGTCGTTCATGTCCGCCAGGCCGACCAGCCCGAAGATCACCAGCACCGCCGTGCCGGCGTGCAGCATCCGCCGCTTGGGCCGGGTCAGGCCCGGCGTGTGGTGGCCGAGCCAGATCGAGGCGAGCACGCTGCCGGCGAGCAGCACCAGGCCGGCCAGCAGGCTGCCGTTCAGCTCGGGCAGCACACCGAACGTGTCGCCGGTCGTGATCACCGTGACGAGCATGGCGGCCAGGTAGCCCCGCAGCACCCACCACGCCGGCCGGAGCAGCCGGAGGAACTCGCTGGCCGTGGCGTACCCGAGGGGTGGTCCGAGTTGCACGTCCCAGCGGTGCGCCCGCGCGCGGAACCGGTCCACGGCGACACCGAGGCGACGGTTGCGGCGCCCGCCGGTGGTGGCGGCGCCGACCCCGGCGGCGGCGCGCAGCTCGGCCGCGTACGCCTCGGGCTCGCCGAGCCGGTCGACCAGCGAGCCGTCGGCCTCGGCGGCGACCTCGGCGAGGTGCTCCGGCAGGTCCTCGGTCAACTCGTCGCGGTGTGCCGGCGGCAGGTCGGCCAGCGCGGCCCGG
The nucleotide sequence above comes from Micromonospora sp. M71_S20. Encoded proteins:
- a CDS encoding MoxR family ATPase → MNDVDRSMPAAEVGHLARSVLEAVGQVVVGKRDALELVLAGILAGGHVLLEDLPGLGKTLTARSFAQALGLDFRRLQFTPDLLPADVTGSFLYDQRSGDFAFRAGPVFTNLLLADEINRTPPKTQSALLEAMQEKQVSVEGVTYKLDEPFHVLATANPIEYEGTYPLPEAQLDRFLLRVSFGYPEAEEEWEVLRRRMARRREEADIKPVVDAETLRAMQAALEDVVVEDSIGRYIVALTAATREHPSVLVGASPRGSLALLLLSRVRAVMAGRDYVVPEDVKEVAAPALAHRITLRPEMWLRRVDPSFVVGEVLEATPAPASGALPSYAAGH
- a CDS encoding DUF4129 domain-containing protein; translated protein: MELSALRRWWPVAAVVLLLAVAAFSSAHSSIGASRIPPAADSIPYIPEYPTAEPVPSIPVEPRDTAETTGTRIPKWLVTAVVVLLGLALLGAFGYLTWTLVRGAMRRTTRALPTRRPRRTAEGTAREVAAALDAGLEELDDRDTDPRTAVIACWVRLEEAAAGAGVPRLPGDTPTDLVTRLLRGDPSAGIPAIASADVLAEFAHVYREARYATRKVDERTRDQARVALRRLRGELTVVVAADDAEVPA
- a CDS encoding uracil-DNA glycosylase yields the protein MVARAARATDLADLDAAVSDCFACPRLVRWREEVARVRRAAFRDQEYWGRPVPGLGVPDARIAILGLAPAAHGGNRTGRIFTGDRSGDVLFAALHRAGLANQPTSVAADDGLTLRDLRIFSAVRCAPPDNKPTPQERDTCAPWLHREVALIRPTLRVVVALGAFAWASWWPVLRQVYGLRPPSPRPAFGHGAHWSGTGAPELLGCYHVSQQNTFTGRLTPGMLDDVFTRAKQLAGVD
- a CDS encoding dienelactone hydrolase family protein → MGEMVSYRGNGGTGEGYLAIPSGGATSPAVIVIQDWWGLVPHVRAVVDRFAEAGFVALAPDFRHGGPASKPSEPRQMLNSAQMDEAAADIAGAADYLAGRSEVAGKVGCAGFCAGASLALWAATRSERIVATAAFYPRLPWDGMRPEWPDYAGKAAHIHCSEEDGTSAADGVRAVRRAIETSGGTCQTYDYPGTSHAFFNEDRPEHFDQRAAATAWARTLELFRAKLG